A genomic window from Pseudogulbenkiania sp. MAI-1 includes:
- a CDS encoding DUF2182 domain-containing protein — protein sequence MRHALRPGQWPVLLCLLALSGLAWLALWRLGETMPAMGMAGMVMEAPMAMPWRPADFLLAWAMWAVMMAGMMLPSALPMILLYQLVAGQRQSRREAAWQVLLFAAAYLLVWSGFSIAATLLQWWLDQSSLLTASLAIASPWLGGGILLLAGVYQWLPLKETCLGHCRSPLNFLFSHWHAGASGALRMGMAHGLYCLGCCWAVMGLLFVVGVMNLLWVALLSAFVLLEKLVPFGRWGSRLIGGVLMAWGVAIWLR from the coding sequence TTGAGGCATGCTCTGCGCCCCGGGCAATGGCCGGTGCTATTGTGCCTGCTCGCCCTGAGCGGGCTGGCCTGGCTGGCCCTGTGGCGGCTGGGCGAGACCATGCCGGCGATGGGCATGGCCGGCATGGTGATGGAGGCGCCAATGGCGATGCCCTGGCGGCCGGCCGATTTCCTGCTGGCCTGGGCGATGTGGGCGGTGATGATGGCCGGGATGATGCTGCCCAGCGCGCTGCCGATGATCCTGCTCTATCAGCTGGTGGCGGGCCAGCGCCAATCCCGCCGTGAGGCGGCGTGGCAGGTGCTGCTGTTCGCCGCCGCCTACCTGCTGGTGTGGAGCGGTTTCAGCATTGCCGCCACGCTGCTGCAATGGTGGCTCGACCAGTCGTCGCTGCTGACGGCATCGCTCGCCATCGCCAGTCCCTGGCTGGGCGGCGGCATCCTGTTGCTGGCCGGCGTCTACCAATGGCTGCCGCTCAAAGAGACCTGTCTCGGCCACTGCCGCTCGCCGCTGAATTTCCTGTTCAGCCACTGGCATGCCGGGGCAAGCGGGGCGTTGCGCATGGGGATGGCGCATGGCCTGTATTGCCTGGGTTGCTGCTGGGCGGTGATGGGGCTGCTGTTCGTGGTCGGGGTGATGAACCTGCTGTGGGTGGCCTTGCTCAGCGCCTTCGTGCTGCTGGAGAAGCTGGTGCCGTTCGGGCGCTGGGGCAGCCGCCTGATCGGTGGCGTGCTGATGGCTTGGGGCGTGGCGATCTGGCTGCGATGA
- a CDS encoding DUF1326 domain-containing protein: MDMIEWRLQGVEFATCNCNWGCPCQFSSPPTHGKCEAVVSMHIDQGQFGDVNLDGLSWVGVFAWPGAIHQGNGSCQLYVEDRASPAQREALLTILSGQHSDPGANVFQIFSTTLSQVYEPQFVPISFSVDPDNRVARTSIPGVLEASGEPIRNPVTGAAQRARLTLPDGFEFTEAEMASGSYATQGSISIASQQGHGHFARLHLTGHGVVR, translated from the coding sequence ATGGACATGATCGAATGGCGCCTGCAAGGTGTCGAGTTTGCCACCTGCAATTGCAACTGGGGCTGTCCTTGCCAGTTCAGTTCGCCGCCCACGCACGGCAAATGCGAGGCGGTGGTGTCGATGCACATCGACCAGGGGCAGTTTGGCGACGTCAACCTGGACGGGCTCAGCTGGGTCGGCGTGTTCGCCTGGCCGGGGGCCATCCACCAGGGCAACGGCAGTTGCCAGCTTTACGTCGAGGACAGAGCCAGCCCGGCACAGCGCGAGGCGCTGCTGACCATCCTGTCCGGGCAGCATTCCGATCCCGGCGCCAACGTGTTCCAGATCTTCAGCACGACGCTCAGCCAGGTCTACGAACCGCAGTTCGTGCCGATTTCGTTCTCGGTCGATCCTGACAACCGCGTGGCCCGGACCTCGATTCCGGGTGTGCTGGAGGCGAGCGGCGAGCCGATCCGCAATCCGGTGACCGGCGCGGCGCAGCGGGCGCGCCTGACGCTGCCGGACGGCTTCGAGTTCACCGAGGCCGAGATGGCCAGCGGCAGCTACGCCACGCAAGGTTCCATCTCCATTGCTTCGCAACAGGGGCACGGCCACTTCGCCCGTCTGCACCTGACCGGCCACGGTGTGGTCCGTTGA
- a CDS encoding DUF1289 domain-containing protein, with product MSEGKLTPSPCIKQCRLDEAGQTCLGCHRTLDEIAGWSGFDEAEKRAVWARLLALPRQVETKSCHRCGAGFRCGEGGQDGGCWCGELPPVLPLMPAGGDCLCPPCLRETLRQAYAARGLPAPF from the coding sequence ATGAGCGAGGGCAAGCTGACCCCGTCGCCTTGCATCAAGCAATGCCGGCTCGACGAGGCAGGCCAGACCTGTCTCGGCTGCCATCGTACGCTGGACGAGATCGCCGGCTGGTCGGGGTTCGACGAAGCGGAAAAACGGGCGGTCTGGGCCCGTCTGCTGGCGCTGCCGCGGCAAGTCGAAACCAAGAGCTGCCACCGTTGCGGCGCCGGATTTCGTTGTGGTGAAGGCGGGCAGGACGGCGGCTGCTGGTGTGGCGAGCTGCCGCCGGTGCTGCCGCTGATGCCGGCCGGCGGCGACTGTCTATGCCCACCCTGCCTGCGCGAGACCTTGCGCCAGGCCTACGCCGCACGTGGCCTGCCCGCGCCGTTCTGA
- a CDS encoding adenosine deaminase gives MASQDVDDLIRRLPKTELHLHIEGTLEPEMMFSLAQRNGVTLPYASVEAVRAAYDFSNLQSFLDLYYAGAGVLQTRQDFYDLTRAYLQRAHADNVVHVEIFFDPQTHTARGIPFVTVLDGIRDALDEARAEWGMSSRLILSFLRHLSEDEGFATLAEALPYLDRIDGFGLDSSELGHPPSKFAMLFARCHELGLPCVAHAGEEGPPDYVWEALELLKVCRIDHGVRSLEDPALVKRLAEIGMPLTVCPLSNVRLKVVGELAEHNLRRLLEAGLKAMVNSDDPAYFGGYLNDNLLACRQALELSADEVVTLVNNSFEASWLPEADKQRWLAEVARIHAEWMAA, from the coding sequence ATGGCCAGCCAGGATGTCGACGACTTGATCCGTCGCTTGCCCAAAACCGAGCTGCATCTGCATATCGAGGGCACGCTGGAACCGGAAATGATGTTCTCGCTGGCGCAGCGCAACGGTGTCACCTTGCCCTACGCCAGTGTGGAGGCAGTGCGAGCCGCCTATGATTTCAGCAACCTGCAGTCCTTCCTCGATCTGTACTACGCCGGTGCGGGCGTGCTGCAGACACGCCAGGACTTCTACGATCTGACCCGCGCCTACCTGCAACGCGCCCACGCCGACAACGTGGTGCACGTCGAGATCTTCTTCGACCCGCAGACGCACACCGCGCGCGGCATTCCCTTCGTCACCGTGCTCGACGGCATTCGCGACGCGCTGGATGAGGCGCGGGCGGAGTGGGGCATGAGTTCGCGGCTGATCCTGTCGTTCCTGCGCCACCTGTCCGAGGACGAGGGCTTCGCCACCCTGGCCGAGGCCTTGCCCTATCTCGACCGCATCGACGGTTTCGGGCTCGATTCGAGCGAGTTGGGCCATCCGCCGTCCAAGTTCGCCATGCTGTTCGCGCGTTGCCATGAGCTGGGCCTGCCGTGTGTGGCGCACGCCGGCGAGGAGGGCCCGCCGGACTACGTGTGGGAGGCGCTGGAACTGCTCAAGGTCTGCCGCATCGATCACGGCGTGCGCAGTCTGGAAGACCCGGCGCTGGTGAAGCGGCTGGCCGAGATCGGGATGCCGTTGACGGTGTGCCCGCTGTCCAACGTGCGCCTGAAGGTGGTGGGCGAGCTGGCCGAGCACAATCTGCGCCGCTTGCTCGAGGCCGGCCTCAAGGCCATGGTCAACTCCGACGACCCGGCTTACTTCGGCGGCTATCTCAACGACAACCTGCTGGCCTGCCGTCAGGCGCTCGAGCTGAGTGCGGACGAGGTGGTCACGCTGGTCAACAACAGCTTCGAGGCGAGCTGGCTGCCGGAGGCCGACAAGCAGCGTTGGCTGGCCGAGGTGGCGCGTATCCACGCCGAGTGGATGGCGGCCTGA
- a CDS encoding branched-chain amino acid ABC transporter substrate-binding protein → MQVTKLTTISFAVAAALAVSACGKKEEPAAEQAAGGAPSAETTVKIGFAAPLTGPQAHYGEEYKNGVTLAIEDANAEKPTIDGKPVKFELVAEDDQADPKTATQVAQKFVDEKVNGIIGHFNSGTSIPASKIYSDAGIPMIAMATSPVFTAQGYKNTFRSMTSDTQQGSVMGKFAVEKLGAKKIVIVDDRTAYGQGLADEFEKAVKAAGGNVVKREFTNDKATDFAAILTSIKSSNPDVIFYGGADAQSAPMAKQMKRLGIKAPLISGEMTKTPTFLQLAGKEAEGSIASLAGLPLEQMPKGPDYASRYKARFNMDVATYSPYGYDATRTMIEAMKQANSADPAKYLPVLAKIENTNAVTTSNLSYDEKGDLKNGGITVYKVENGAWKVLETIGGGAAAAAPAAASAAQ, encoded by the coding sequence ATGCAAGTGACCAAGCTGACCACGATCTCGTTCGCCGTAGCTGCCGCCCTGGCGGTTTCCGCCTGCGGCAAGAAAGAGGAACCGGCCGCCGAGCAGGCTGCTGGTGGCGCTCCGTCTGCCGAGACCACGGTCAAGATCGGCTTTGCCGCTCCGCTGACCGGCCCGCAGGCTCACTACGGCGAGGAATACAAGAACGGTGTGACCCTGGCGATCGAAGACGCCAACGCCGAGAAGCCGACCATCGACGGCAAGCCGGTCAAGTTCGAGCTGGTAGCCGAAGACGACCAGGCCGACCCGAAGACCGCGACCCAGGTGGCGCAGAAGTTCGTCGACGAGAAGGTGAACGGCATCATCGGCCACTTCAACTCGGGCACTTCCATCCCGGCCTCCAAGATCTACTCCGACGCCGGCATCCCGATGATCGCCATGGCGACCTCGCCGGTGTTCACCGCTCAGGGCTACAAGAACACCTTCCGCTCGATGACCTCCGATACCCAGCAGGGTAGCGTGATGGGCAAGTTTGCCGTCGAGAAGCTCGGTGCCAAGAAGATCGTTATCGTCGACGACCGTACCGCTTACGGCCAGGGTCTGGCCGACGAGTTCGAGAAGGCGGTCAAGGCTGCCGGCGGCAACGTGGTGAAACGCGAGTTCACCAACGACAAGGCTACCGACTTTGCCGCGATTCTGACCTCGATCAAGTCGTCCAATCCGGACGTGATCTTCTACGGTGGTGCCGACGCTCAGTCCGCGCCGATGGCCAAGCAGATGAAGCGCCTGGGCATCAAGGCTCCGCTGATTTCCGGCGAAATGACCAAGACCCCGACCTTCCTGCAACTGGCAGGCAAGGAGGCCGAAGGCTCCATCGCCTCGCTGGCAGGTCTGCCGCTGGAACAGATGCCGAAGGGCCCGGATTACGCCAGCCGCTACAAGGCGCGCTTCAACATGGACGTGGCGACCTACTCGCCGTACGGCTACGATGCCACCCGCACCATGATCGAAGCGATGAAGCAGGCCAACTCGGCCGATCCGGCCAAGTACCTGCCGGTGCTGGCCAAGATCGAGAACACCAATGCGGTGACCACCTCGAACCTTTCCTATGATGAGAAGGGTGATCTGAAAAACGGTGGCATCACCGTTTACAAGGTGGAAAACGGCGCGTGGAAAGTGCTGGAGACCATCGGCGGAGGCGCCGCCGCCGCTGCTCCGGCCGCCGCTTCGGCTGCCCAGTAA
- the putA gene encoding trifunctional transcriptional regulator/proline dehydrogenase/L-glutamate gamma-semialdehyde dehydrogenase: MQFEVFAHTQSPLRDAITAAYRRDERECVQALLPQAAMSEAEVRTAQDLARRLVSRVRKERTRASGVDALMHEFSLSSQEGIALMCLAEALLRIPDRETADRLIRDKISKGDWSAHLGNSSSLFVNAAAWGLLVTGKLVASHSAKGLSAAMTKLIAKGGEPLIRKGVDMAMRMLGKQFVTGETIGEALDNGVERESRGYRFSYDMLGEAAMTEEDAQRYFDDYVMAIHAIGKASNGRGVYQGPGISVKLSAIHPRYARAKHERMMGELLPRLKQLFLLAKEYNIGLNIDAEEADRLEISMDLVEALANDPDLAGFEGIGIVVQAYQKRCPYVIDFLIDLARRTKHRFMVRLVKGAYWDAEIKRAQVDGLPGYPVYTRKVYTDVSYLACAKKLLSAQDAIYPQFATHNAYSLSAIHTLAGDKDYEFQCLHGMGETLYDQVVGSANLGRACRIYAPVGSHETLLAYLVRRLLENGANSSFVNRIVDESVSIDELVQDPVAEAARHGGQPHAKIPLPLELYGAERANSRGLDLSNEQVLATLQLGLMESEKQYWQTCPLLGDGEVTTAEPQPVRNPADRNDIVGQVYEATEADVARALDLAESAAARWAETPVAERAACLERMATLMEDNMPALMGLAVREAGKTLTNAIAEVREAVDFCRYYAAQIRAEFDNASHAPLGPVVCISPWNFPLAIFTGEVSASLAAGNPVLAKPAEQTSLIAAFAVRLFHEAGVPRDVLQLLPGRGEVVGAALTRDPRIQGVIFTGSTEVAQIIHRTLAQRGGEVPLVAETGGQNAMIVDSSALPEQVVADVLSSAFDSAGQRCSALRVLYLQSDIADKVIRMIKGAMDELTVGNPAQLTTDVGPVIDAEAQQNLLAHIDKMKARARWTYQAKLPENAGQGTFVPPTMFEIDSLKDLTREVFGPVLHVLRFEASDIDRVVDEINSTGYGLTHGIHSRIDETIERIVSRIKVGNVYVNRNIVGAVVGVQPFGGEGKSGTGPKAGGPFYLYRLTRAKWQPALKLTPQSAKLPALQKLDAELGGFGLDASTQSRLRQALGEASRHTPLAHGVELPGPTGENNSLLFAPRGKIGCVASSTEGLLRQLIAVFATGNRAVLEESESTRKLAGKLNGYVELSRDVVEADVAGVLFAGKADAADQLQRRLAARDGALIQLLAADSDDINLHRLVVERAVSVNTTAAGGNASLMSMGD, translated from the coding sequence ATGCAATTTGAGGTGTTTGCCCATACCCAGTCGCCGCTCAGGGACGCGATCACTGCGGCTTACCGCCGTGACGAGCGGGAGTGTGTACAAGCCTTGCTGCCGCAGGCGGCGATGAGCGAGGCGGAGGTACGCACGGCTCAGGATCTGGCGCGTCGTCTGGTGTCGCGTGTTCGCAAGGAACGGACCCGGGCCAGCGGGGTGGACGCCTTGATGCACGAGTTTTCGCTGTCGAGCCAGGAGGGGATCGCCCTGATGTGCCTGGCCGAGGCGCTGCTGCGCATTCCCGACCGCGAGACGGCCGATCGCCTGATCCGCGACAAGATCAGCAAGGGCGACTGGAGCGCCCACCTCGGTAACAGTTCGTCGCTGTTCGTCAACGCCGCGGCCTGGGGCTTGCTGGTGACCGGCAAGCTGGTGGCTTCGCACAGCGCCAAGGGCCTGTCGGCGGCGATGACCAAACTGATCGCCAAGGGCGGCGAGCCGCTGATCCGCAAGGGCGTGGACATGGCGATGCGCATGCTGGGCAAGCAGTTCGTGACCGGTGAGACCATCGGCGAGGCGCTGGACAACGGCGTCGAGCGCGAGTCGCGCGGCTACCGTTTCAGCTACGACATGCTGGGCGAGGCGGCGATGACCGAGGAGGACGCGCAGCGCTACTTCGACGACTACGTGATGGCGATCCACGCCATCGGCAAGGCGTCCAACGGCCGTGGCGTCTACCAGGGGCCGGGCATCTCGGTGAAGCTGTCCGCCATCCATCCGCGCTACGCCCGTGCCAAGCATGAGCGCATGATGGGCGAGCTGCTGCCGCGCCTGAAGCAGCTGTTCCTGCTGGCCAAAGAATACAATATCGGTTTGAACATCGATGCCGAGGAGGCTGACCGCCTGGAAATCTCGATGGACCTGGTCGAGGCCTTGGCCAACGATCCGGACCTGGCTGGTTTCGAAGGTATCGGCATCGTGGTACAGGCCTACCAGAAGCGCTGTCCTTACGTGATCGACTTCCTGATCGATCTGGCGCGCCGCACCAAGCATCGTTTCATGGTGCGTCTGGTGAAGGGTGCCTACTGGGACGCCGAGATCAAGCGTGCCCAGGTGGATGGCTTGCCGGGCTACCCGGTGTACACGCGCAAGGTGTACACCGACGTGTCCTACCTGGCATGCGCCAAGAAGCTGCTGTCGGCCCAGGACGCGATCTATCCGCAGTTCGCCACGCACAATGCTTACAGCCTGTCGGCCATTCACACGCTGGCCGGCGACAAGGATTACGAGTTCCAGTGCCTGCACGGCATGGGCGAGACCTTGTACGACCAGGTGGTCGGTTCGGCCAACCTGGGCCGGGCCTGCCGTATCTACGCACCGGTCGGCTCGCACGAAACGCTGCTGGCCTACCTGGTGCGCCGTCTGCTGGAGAACGGCGCCAACTCGTCCTTCGTCAACCGTATCGTCGATGAATCGGTGTCGATCGACGAACTGGTGCAGGATCCGGTGGCGGAGGCCGCGCGTCACGGCGGCCAGCCGCACGCCAAGATTCCGCTGCCGCTGGAGCTGTACGGTGCCGAGCGCGCCAATTCGCGTGGCCTGGACCTGTCCAACGAGCAGGTGCTCGCGACCCTGCAACTGGGGCTGATGGAATCTGAAAAGCAGTACTGGCAGACCTGCCCGCTGCTGGGCGACGGCGAGGTGACCACGGCCGAACCGCAGCCAGTGCGCAATCCGGCCGACCGCAACGATATCGTCGGTCAGGTGTATGAAGCGACCGAGGCCGATGTGGCGCGTGCGCTGGATCTGGCGGAAAGCGCCGCGGCACGCTGGGCTGAAACGCCGGTGGCCGAGCGCGCCGCCTGCCTCGAGCGCATGGCGACGCTGATGGAAGACAATATGCCGGCGCTGATGGGCCTGGCGGTGCGCGAGGCCGGCAAGACCTTGACCAACGCTATCGCCGAAGTGCGCGAGGCGGTCGATTTCTGCCGCTATTACGCCGCGCAGATCCGTGCCGAGTTTGACAATGCCAGCCATGCGCCGCTGGGGCCGGTGGTGTGCATCAGCCCGTGGAACTTCCCGCTGGCGATCTTCACCGGCGAGGTGAGTGCCTCCCTGGCCGCCGGTAACCCGGTACTGGCCAAGCCGGCCGAGCAGACCAGCCTGATTGCCGCTTTTGCCGTGCGCCTGTTCCACGAGGCCGGTGTGCCGCGCGACGTGCTGCAATTGCTGCCGGGCCGCGGCGAAGTGGTCGGCGCCGCGCTGACGCGCGATCCGCGTATCCAGGGCGTGATCTTCACCGGATCGACCGAAGTGGCGCAGATCATCCACCGTACGCTGGCGCAGCGCGGTGGCGAGGTGCCGCTGGTGGCGGAGACCGGTGGCCAGAACGCGATGATCGTCGACAGCTCGGCGCTGCCGGAACAGGTGGTGGCCGATGTGCTGTCCTCGGCCTTCGATTCGGCCGGCCAGCGCTGCTCGGCGCTGCGCGTGCTCTACCTGCAGAGCGACATCGCCGACAAGGTGATCCGCATGATCAAGGGGGCGATGGATGAGCTGACCGTGGGCAATCCGGCTCAGCTCACCACCGACGTCGGACCGGTGATCGACGCCGAGGCGCAGCAGAATCTGCTGGCGCATATCGACAAGATGAAGGCGCGGGCGCGCTGGACCTATCAGGCCAAGCTGCCCGAAAACGCCGGCCAGGGCACCTTCGTGCCGCCGACCATGTTCGAGATCGACAGCCTGAAGGATCTGACCCGCGAGGTGTTCGGCCCGGTGCTGCACGTGCTGCGTTTCGAGGCATCCGACATCGACCGCGTGGTGGACGAGATCAATAGCACCGGCTATGGCCTGACCCACGGCATCCACAGCCGTATCGACGAGACCATCGAGCGCATCGTGTCGCGCATCAAGGTGGGCAACGTCTACGTCAACCGCAACATCGTCGGCGCCGTGGTCGGGGTGCAGCCGTTCGGCGGCGAGGGCAAGTCCGGCACCGGACCTAAGGCCGGCGGTCCGTTCTACCTGTACCGCCTGACCCGCGCCAAGTGGCAGCCGGCGCTGAAGCTGACCCCGCAGTCGGCCAAATTGCCGGCGCTGCAGAAGCTCGACGCCGAGCTGGGTGGATTCGGGTTGGATGCGTCGACCCAGTCTCGCCTGCGTCAGGCACTGGGCGAGGCGAGCCGGCACACGCCACTGGCGCATGGGGTGGAGCTGCCGGGGCCGACCGGCGAGAACAACTCGCTGCTGTTTGCGCCGCGTGGCAAGATCGGCTGCGTGGCGTCGTCGACCGAAGGCCTGCTGCGGCAGTTGATCGCGGTGTTCGCCACCGGCAACCGCGCGGTGCTGGAGGAGAGTGAGAGCACGCGCAAGCTGGCCGGGAAGCTGAATGGTTACGTCGAGCTGAGCCGTGATGTAGTGGAAGCCGATGTCGCTGGCGTGCTGTTTGCCGGCAAGGCGGATGCAGCGGATCAGCTGCAGCGCCGTCTGGCCGCGCGCGACGGGGCGCTGATCCAGCTGCTGGCGGCCGACTCGGACGACATCAATCTGCACCGGCTGGTGGTGGAGCGCGCGGTTAGCGTAAATACCACGGCCGCGGGAGGAAATGCCAGCCTGATGAGTATGGGAGACTGA